The following DNA comes from Janthinobacterium sp. TB1-E2.
CAGCGGAAACGCCAGGTTGTCGTGCACGGTCATGGTGTCGTAGATGACGGGAAACTGGAACACTTGCGCGATATTGCGCGCCTCGGTCGGCAGTTGCGTGACGTCCTTGCCGTCGAACAGCACCTTGCCATGCGACGGCTTGACCAGGCCGGAGATAATATTGAGCAAGGTCGTCTTGCCGCAGCCGGACGGCCCCAGCAAGGCGTAGGCGCCGCCGTCATGCCATTCCATGCTCATGGGCCGCAGCGCATAGTCGGCGGGGGCCGTCGGGTTCGATTTGTAGGCGTGGGCCAGGTCGACCAGTTCGATGCGCGCCATGTCACACCCCTCCTTGCACAGGAGCGAACAGCAGGCCGCCGTCTTGCGCAAAGATCAGCAAGGCATGCGGCTGGCAATACACGGTACAGGCGCTGCCGATCTCCAGGTTGTGCACGCCGCCCAGCTGCGCCACCAGGGCCAGGTCGCCCCGGCGCGCATGCACATAAGTTTCCGAGCCGCTGATTTCCGCCAGGTCCACCGTAGCTGCGATAGCCACGTCGCCATCGGACTGCGGCGACAGATGCAGGCTGTGCGCGCGCACGCCGAGGATCACCTCCGTGCTGCCACCCAGGCGGGCGCGCTGTGCGCCGCTCAGGCGGATGGCCAGGCCATCGGCCGATTGCGCCACACCGGCAGCATCCACGCGGGCGGGGATCAGGTTGATGGGCGGGTCGCTGAAGGTGCGCGCCACGTCGATGGAATTGGGGGCGTTGAAGACGTCCAGGGTCGGTCCCTGCTGCAGCAAACGTCCCTCGTGCAGCACGGCCACGTGGCCGCCCAGCTGCAGCGCTTCCAGCGGTTCCGTGGTCGCGTACACGACCGTCGTACTGCCGCTGGAAAACAGTTCCGTCAATTCGCGGCGCAATTCCTCGCGCAGCTTGTAGTCAAGATTGACGAGTGGCTCGTCGAGCAGCAGCAGCGACGCATCCTTGATCAGCGCGCGCCCCAGCGCCGTGCGCTGCTGCTGGCCGCCCGACAATTCTCCCGGTGTGCGCTGCAGGTAGGGCGTGATGTGCAGGCGCTCGGCCAGCGCCAGTACCTTCGTGCGGATCTGCTCCTCGGGTACCTTGCGCAGGCGCAAGGGCGAGGCGATATTATCGTAGACGGTGAAGGCCGGATAGTTGATGAATTGCTGGTACACCATGGCCAGGTTGCGTTTGCTGACGGGCACGCCCGTCACGTCGACGCCATCGGCCGTGACCGTACCCCCGCTGGGCTTGTCCAGGCCCGCCATCACGCGCATCAAGGTCGTCTTGCCGGCACGCGTGGTGCCCAGCAAGACGTTGATGGCACCCGGCACCAGGGCCAGCGACATCGGATATAAAAAGTCGTCAGCCCCCTGCTTCCTGCTGATCTTGTCCAGTACCAGTTGCACGCGCTTCTCCTCCAGTGATGTATCTTATTCTTCGCCGCACCCTCTGCGGGGCGCGGTCGCCTACGTGTGCTGCTTACTGCTTACGGCAAAGGGTGCTGCAACAGCCAGGCGTCGAGCGTGTCCGCCGTCTGGCGCGGCAGGTGCAAGCCCAGCTTGGAGCGCCGCCACAGGATATCGGCCGCGCTGACGGCCCATTCATGGCGCCGCACATAATCAACTTCCGCCGCGTACAGGCCGGCGGCAATTTCCTCGCCCATGGCCGCCACGTCCGCCCGCCCTTCGAGCAGCACGTGGACGCGCGTGCCGTAGGCGCGTGCATAGCGCGCCACCAGCGCCGCCGGCAGCCATGCATACTCGCGCTGCAAGCCTTGCACGAACTGGCCGAACTCGCGCACGGCCCGGTTCTGCGGCACGGCGCCATACACGTCGCCGCCGGGCAGGCAAGCGTGCTCCGTCCAGGCCGGACGCGCGTTGCCCAGCAAGGGCGCCAGCATGTCCATCGCTTCCTCGGCCAGCTTGCGGAAGGTGGTGATCTTGCCGCCGAAAATACTGAGCAGCGGCGCACCTTCCTGGTCCAGCTCGAAGCGGTAATCGCGCGTGACGGCCTTGGCGTCGGCCGCCGCGTCTTCCACCAGCGGGCGCACGCCCGCATACGTCCAGACCACGTCGGCCGGCACAATGGGCTTGCTGAAATAGTAACTGGAAAGCTCGCACAAGTAACGAATTTCCTCATCATCGATTTCCACCTTGCCACGGTCGCCTTGGTAGTCGAGGTCGGTGGTGCCGATCAGGGTGAAATCGTGCTCATACGGAATGGCAAACACGATGCGCCCATCCGGATGCTGGAAGATATACGCGTGATCATGCTCGAACAGGCGCTTGACGACGATATGGCTGCCCTTGATCAGGCGCAAGTGCCGGCCCTGCCCGCCGGGCGCCGCCTGCTGCAGGAACTCGGCCGTCCACGGCCCGGCCGCATTGACGACGCTGCGCGCGCGCACAGTCGTCTGCGTGCCGCTGGCGTGCTGCAAGGTGGCCAGCCAAGCGTCGCCTTCGCGCGCCAGCATCGTGCAGCGCGTGCGCGTCAGCACGTGCGCGCCGTTGTCTGCCGCGTCGACGGCATTGAGCACCACGAGGCGCGCATCGTCGACCCAGCCGTCGGAATACACGAAGCCGCGCTTGAACTGGGGTTTTAATGGTGTGCCGGCCGCATGGCGCGTCAGGTCGATGCCGCTGGAGGCCGGCAAGATTTCCCGCTTCGCCAGCATGTCGTAGAGGAACAGGCCGGCGCGTATCAGCCAGGCCGGGCGCTGGCCCTTGGCGTGCGGCATGACGAAGCGCAGCGGCCACATGATGTGCGGCGCCGAGCGCAGCAGCACTTCGCGCTCGATCAGCGCCTTGCGCACGAGGCCAAATTCATAGTATTCGAGGTAGCGCAGGCCGCCATGTATCAGCTTGGTGGAGGCCGAAGAGGTGTGGGAAGCCAGGTCATCCTTTTCGCACAGCACCACCGACAAGCCCCGTCCCGCCGCGTCGCGCGCGATGCCGGCGCCATTGATGCCGCCGCCGACCACCAGTACGTCGCATTTGATCGCTGTCTCCACACCTTGCTGTGCTGCGGCCATCGGGACTCCATGTAGGTCAGGACACGCCGGCGAGGAAAGACTAGGCATCGCCGGCGACTGTCGTTAAGATCACCATTTCGTAATACGCATGCAATATGAATAAGGTTACGCCAGAATACGAACCCATAGCAACATATTTTTAGTACTATTTGTTCGTTTCTGTTCGTTTTGTGATTTTTAAAGAGAGCACCATGATCTTGAATCCCCGCCAGCGCCGACTGCTCGAAGTGGTGCGCCAGAAGGTCACCATGTCCGTCGAAGAGCTGGCCCAGCAGCTGGACGTGACGCCGCAAACCGTGCGCCGCGATGTCAAGCAGATGGAAGAAGCGCGCCTGCTGGCCCGCTACCACGGCGGCGTGGGTTTGCCCTCGTCCGTGGAAAATATCGACTACAGCCAGCGGCAGGTGTTCAACAGCGACGCCAAGCGGCGTATCGCGGCCGCCGTCGCCGCGCAAGTGCCGCACGGCTGCTCGCTGCTGATCAATATCGGCACGACGACCGAGGAAGTGGCGCGCGCGCTGGGCCGGCACACGGGCTTGCACGTGGTGACGAACAACCTCAATGTGGCCGCCATCCTGGCCGACAACGCGGCCTGCGAAGTCATCGTGGCCGGCGGCGTGGTGCGCGGGCGCGACCGCGGCATCGTGGGCGAAGCGACCATCGACTTCATCCGCCAGTTCAAGGTCGACATCGGCATCATCGGCATTTCCAGCATCGACGAGGACGGCAGCCTGCGCGACTTCGACGCGCGCGAAGTGAAAGTGGCGCAAGCCATCATCGAGCAGTCGCGCGAAGTGTGGCTGGTGGCCGACCAGCATAAATTCGGCCGCAAGGCGCTCGTGCGCCTGGCCGACCTGGCGCAAATCGACGTCCTGTTTACGGATGCGCCACCGCCGCCCCGCTTTGCCGAAGTGCTGCGCGAAGCGGGCGTGAAGGTGGTGCTGGCCTGAGGGGAAGTTACATTTCCGCAGTAAAACTGCGCGCTGTCGCGTGGGCAATACGTCTTGTGTGGGCCAGCATACAGAATGATATGAAATATTTATCAATTCGGCAAAAATGCTGTTACCATTGATGCAACATGAGTTATTTTTTTAATCTTCCTCTCTCGCAATACGATTATTTGCTTGATATTGCTTTTTATTTATCTAGAGTAAGGAAAAAGGAAAAAACTCTTTGCCGCTGAGTGATTTCCTGTGAAAACAGTGTTAAAAATACCTCAAGCACGATGATTGTTCCCAAACAAACCACTCGACAGCAAGCGTGAAGGCCTTAACCATGCCGGCAACGCCGCCCAGTGAAGGAAGAGAAATGAGCCATAATTTTGAATCGGCCGCCATGCCGCAAGCCGCCCATCCCAACAGCGTCCCCGTCAGCGAGCTGGAAGCCCACCTCGGTTACTGGCTGCGTTTCGTTTCCAACCACGTTTCCCACAGTTTCCAGAAAAAAGCCGAAGCCAATGGCGTGACGGTGTCCGAATGGGTGGTGCTGCGCGAAATGTTCCGCCTAGGCTGCACCTCGCCCACGGTGCTGGCGCAAGTGTCCGGCATGAGCAAGGGCGCCGTATCGAAACTGATCGACCGCCTGGAAAGCAAGGGCATGGTCAGCAAGTCCATCCTGCTGGCCGACCGCCGCCAGCATTCGATCGAGCTGACCACGGAAGGCGAGGCGCTGGTGCCCGTGCTGGCCGAGATGGCCGACCAGAACGACGAGGAATTCTTCGGCAAGCTGCCGCGCCAGCTGCGCGACGACCTGCTCGAAGCGATGAAGGAAGTGGCGCGCACGCACCAGCTCAAGAGCGCCCCGCTGAACTAAGTCAATACCGGCAAGGGTGACGCGGCGGCGCGCGCGCTTCGGCTATGATGCTGGCCTGACTGTTTACCAGGAACACGCATGGCCCTGCACATCGAAACTCCCTTGCTCAACTCGCGCGCCCTGAGCCTGCACAGCGAGCGCGCCATCTGGCTCAAGCTCGAAGCCTTGCAGCCGCCCGGCTCCTTCAAGATCCGCGGCATCGGCCTGGCCTGCGAAGAATACGCGCGGCGCGGCGCCAGCCGTTTCATCTCATCTTCCGGCGGCAATGCCGGCATCGCCGTCGCCTATGCGGGACGCCAGCTGGGCATTCCCGTCATCGTCGTCGTACCGGAAACGACCAGCGAACGGGCCAAGGCCCTGATCGCGCAGGAGGGCGCCGAAGTCATCGTGCACGGCGCCGCCTGGCAGGAAGCGAACGCGCTGGCGCAGTCGATGCTCACACCGCAAGACGCCTTTTTGCATCCGTTCGACGACCCGCTGCTGTGGCAGGGCCATGCCGGCATGATCGATGAAGTGGCCAGCGCGGGCCTGAAACCGGACGCCGTGGTGCTGTCAGTCGGTGGCGGCGGCCTGCTGGCCGGCGTGGCCGAAGGCTTGCAGCGCAACGGCTGGGACGACGTGGCCATCGTGGCCGTGGAAACGCAAGGCGCCGCCTCGCTGTCGGCGGCCGTGGCCGCGCGCGAACACGTGGCCCTGCCGGCGGTCAACAGCATCGCCACCTCGCTGGCCGCGCGCCAGGTGTGCGCGCAGGCATACGCCATCAGCCAGACGCGCCTGCTCCATAGCGTGGTGGTGTCGGACCGGGACGCCGTCGACGCCTGCCAGCGCTTTATCACCGACCAGCGCCTGGTGGTGGAACCGGCCTGCGGCGCGGCGCTGGCGGCCGTCTACGGCAAGGCGCCGGAACTGGCGCCCTACCGCAATGTGCTCGTCATCGTGTGCGGCGGCGTGACGGCCACCACGCAGCAGCTCGACCACTGGAGCGCCACCCTGTAGCCGCTACGGCGCCGCCTCGAGCAGCGCCACGCCATCGCGGCCCTGCCCCTTGGCCGCGTACAGGGCCTGGTCGGCCAGGTCCAGCAGCTGCGCCGGCGTCAGCGTGCCTTCGCGGAAGATGGCGATGCCGATGCTGGTCGTCACCGGCAGCGGGCCGCTGGCCAGCTCGAAGGGCTGGCGGATGGCGTCGACGATCTTGGCGCCGACCTGGCGCACTTCGGCCGCGCCGTTCACGCCTTGGAGAATGATCACGAATTCATCGCCTGCCAGGCGCGCCACCAGGTCGCTGGCGCGCACGCTGCGCACCAGGCGCGAAGCGAATTCCTTCAACACCTCGTCGCCCGCCTTGTGTCCCAGGCTGT
Coding sequences within:
- a CDS encoding DeoR/GlpR family DNA-binding transcription regulator, giving the protein MILNPRQRRLLEVVRQKVTMSVEELAQQLDVTPQTVRRDVKQMEEARLLARYHGGVGLPSSVENIDYSQRQVFNSDAKRRIAAAVAAQVPHGCSLLINIGTTTEEVARALGRHTGLHVVTNNLNVAAILADNAACEVIVAGGVVRGRDRGIVGEATIDFIRQFKVDIGIIGISSIDEDGSLRDFDAREVKVAQAIIEQSREVWLVADQHKFGRKALVRLADLAQIDVLFTDAPPPPRFAEVLREAGVKVVLA
- a CDS encoding pyridoxal-phosphate dependent enzyme, with amino-acid sequence MALHIETPLLNSRALSLHSERAIWLKLEALQPPGSFKIRGIGLACEEYARRGASRFISSSGGNAGIAVAYAGRQLGIPVIVVVPETTSERAKALIAQEGAEVIVHGAAWQEANALAQSMLTPQDAFLHPFDDPLLWQGHAGMIDEVASAGLKPDAVVLSVGGGGLLAGVAEGLQRNGWDDVAIVAVETQGAASLSAAVAAREHVALPAVNSIATSLAARQVCAQAYAISQTRLLHSVVVSDRDAVDACQRFITDQRLVVEPACGAALAAVYGKAPELAPYRNVLVIVCGGVTATTQQLDHWSATL
- the glpD gene encoding glycerol-3-phosphate dehydrogenase → MAAAQQGVETAIKCDVLVVGGGINGAGIARDAAGRGLSVVLCEKDDLASHTSSASTKLIHGGLRYLEYYEFGLVRKALIEREVLLRSAPHIMWPLRFVMPHAKGQRPAWLIRAGLFLYDMLAKREILPASSGIDLTRHAAGTPLKPQFKRGFVYSDGWVDDARLVVLNAVDAADNGAHVLTRTRCTMLAREGDAWLATLQHASGTQTTVRARSVVNAAGPWTAEFLQQAAPGGQGRHLRLIKGSHIVVKRLFEHDHAYIFQHPDGRIVFAIPYEHDFTLIGTTDLDYQGDRGKVEIDDEEIRYLCELSSYYFSKPIVPADVVWTYAGVRPLVEDAAADAKAVTRDYRFELDQEGAPLLSIFGGKITTFRKLAEEAMDMLAPLLGNARPAWTEHACLPGGDVYGAVPQNRAVREFGQFVQGLQREYAWLPAALVARYARAYGTRVHVLLEGRADVAAMGEEIAAGLYAAEVDYVRRHEWAVSAADILWRRSKLGLHLPRQTADTLDAWLLQHPLP
- a CDS encoding ABC transporter ATP-binding protein, with amino-acid sequence MQLVLDKISRKQGADDFLYPMSLALVPGAINVLLGTTRAGKTTLMRVMAGLDKPSGGTVTADGVDVTGVPVSKRNLAMVYQQFINYPAFTVYDNIASPLRLRKVPEEQIRTKVLALAERLHITPYLQRTPGELSGGQQQRTALGRALIKDASLLLLDEPLVNLDYKLREELRRELTELFSSGSTTVVYATTEPLEALQLGGHVAVLHEGRLLQQGPTLDVFNAPNSIDVARTFSDPPINLIPARVDAAGVAQSADGLAIRLSGAQRARLGGSTEVILGVRAHSLHLSPQSDGDVAIAATVDLAEISGSETYVHARRGDLALVAQLGGVHNLEIGSACTVYCQPHALLIFAQDGGLLFAPVQGGV
- a CDS encoding MarR family winged helix-turn-helix transcriptional regulator, with the translated sequence MSHNFESAAMPQAAHPNSVPVSELEAHLGYWLRFVSNHVSHSFQKKAEANGVTVSEWVVLREMFRLGCTSPTVLAQVSGMSKGAVSKLIDRLESKGMVSKSILLADRRQHSIELTTEGEALVPVLAEMADQNDEEFFGKLPRQLRDDLLEAMKEVARTHQLKSAPLN